The nucleotide sequence ATCGCAAGGCCGCCATTTCCGGCACCTATCACACAAAAACTGGGTTTAGTTCCAGTTGCATTTTTTATTTTATCCATTATTTCATCTCTTAACTTATCAGTCATTAAATTACACCTCAAGATTATTTCTAATCAAAAAAATAAGATTCCTTATCGATTATGGAGGTTTATATTTATATATTTAATGGGACCGCCGAGATTTGAACTCAGGTTTCTGGCTCCCGAAGCCAAAAGGATGGGCCAAGCTACCCCACGGTCCCTCTAATTTACTTAAAATCGATATTATTAAAATATTTCGTTTATTCAAGGACGGAATGCATTTTTTTGAGATCTTCTTCTTTTCTATTCATCCTTTCCATTAGTGACCCTATTAATCCTTCAAAGAATAGGAAAGTAGACACTTCAAATAGCGTACCTAGTGGGGCAAATGAAGGGACTTCATTGTGAAATCCTTTTTGGACGAATCTATTAGGATCAGTTCTATGTTTTGTATCTATTATTATTGATTTTGTAGCTTTCTTGGCCAGTCTAGAGTTCTTATTAGATGTGATTCCAACTATATTTCCCTTAATGCTCATGGCTATTTGTGAAGCTAAGCATACACTTCTTGTTTCTCCGGAGTTAGATATTGCAATAAGTAAGTCTCCCTCTTCCATTGAAGGAGTTATAGTTTCTCCTACAACATAAACCCTAAGGCCTATCTGCATAAGCCTCATAGCAAAAGCTTTTCCAACAAGACCACTTCTACCGGCTCCAACAATGAATATTTTATTTGCTTTTAATATTTCAGATATTACTTCTTCTACTGTGTTCTCATCAATCTCTTCCATAACAGAACTTATCTCGGATATAATATTCTTTACAGAAGATTTAACGTTCATTTTCTTTCACCCATTGCTTTTACAAGACCATAAAACGTTGGGGCAACTGATTCGACTCTTGATTTAAATTCGGGATGGAATTGAGTTCCCAAGAAGAAAGGGTGTCCCTTAATTTCAAGAACTTCCATAAGTCCATTTGGGGATTTACCCGTAAATAAAAGCCTCTTATCTTTAAGAAGAGCATCTAGGTAATCTCTGTTTACTTCATATCTATGTCTATGCCTCTCATAAATCTTATCGGCATTATATAATGAATGAATAGATGACCCTTTGTCAAGGAGAATCTCCGAAGCTCCAAGCCTCATAGTTCCACCCTTAGCTGAAATTATTTTCTGTTCTGGAAGTAAGTCAATAACGGGATGTGATGTATCACAAACTTCAGTTGTATTTGCATTTTTAAGATTGCATACATTTCTTGCATATTCTATAACGGCAAGTTGAAAGCCAAGGCATATACCTAAATAAGGAATATTATTCTCTCTTGCGTATTTTATCACGTTTATTTTACCTTCTATACCCCTGGATCCGAATCCTCCAGGTACTAAGACTCCGTCAAATTTATCTAATTCGTCTGATATCTCTTTATTTTCAAAATCCTCTGCCTCAATCCATGAAATTTGTGTTTTAAAACAAGTTTTGAAGGAAGCATGTTTAATCGCCTGAGATATGCTAAGATACGAATCATGAAGGTCAGCATATTTACCTACAATTGCAAGATTAACGTCTTTTTTATAATCTTTACAAAGAATAGATTTCCATAATGTAAGATTTGGTTTTCCATCCATCTTAAATTGATCTAAAATTTTCTGGCCTATTCTTTCTTCATTAAAAATAAGTGGGATGTAATGTATATCCTCAACATCAGGTGCACTAATAACATGGTCAACTCTAACATTTGTAAACAGTGCTATTTTTTCCTTGGATTTCTCATTTAATTTTTCTACGCTTCTACATACAATAATATGTGGGCTTATACCCACTTCTCTTAAGGCTTTAACTGAATGCTGAGTTGGTTTAGTCTTTGGCTCCCCAACAACAGTAAGATTTGGCACAAGAGTAACATGAATAAAAACTACATCCTCTTCAATTGAAAGTTGTCTTAAAGCCTCAAGGAAAGGCATACTCTCAATATCTCCTACTGTTCCCCCAACTTCGATAACAGTCACATCATGACCTTTTGCAACATTTCTTATTTCAGTCTTTATTTCATCAGTAATGTGGGGAATAATCTGTACTGTTTTGCCGAGATAATCTCCCTTTCTTTCTTTTTCAATTACTTTAAGATAGACTTTCCCAGTTGTTATATTATGTGCTTTTGTAAGTTGAATATTTAGAAATCTTTCATAATTTCCGAGGTCTAGGTCTACCTCTCCTCCATCATCTAAAACAAAAACTTCTCCATGCTCAAAAGGAGACATAGTCCCTGCATCAACATTAACATAAGGATCAATTTTTACAACAGTAACTTTATGTCCCATCGATTGAATGATTTTTGCTATGGAGGCGGTAGTCACCCCTTTTCCCAGACCAGAAATAACTCCTCCGGTAACTACCACATATTTCATAAAAATCTGATTAAATTTATTCCTTATATAGGTTTTGTAATTGATAGAAGAAAAAATAATCCAATATTTATAAAATAAAAAATAAAATTATAAAGCTGGTGCATTTATTGCCACAAGAGATAGATCCCCGTCGGTCATATTTTTTAATTTATGTTTTCTCCCCATAGGGAATATTACCATATCTCCGGGCCCTAAATCTGCAAAATTATCTTCACTATCCATCCAGACCCTTACTTTTCCTTCTATGACGTAATATGCTTGATCTGCGCTTGCATGATCATGCCAGTCGGCCCATCCTCCTTTCTTGAAATCAGATCTTAGGATGGACATTGTGCCTGTTGGCTCACCCTTTTTAAAGTACCAGCGTGAGTCACAGTCAAAGTGAAGGTTTGGAGTGAAAGTAGTTGTATCTTTTTCATATTTTACTATCATTCCCATTTTTTACCCTTCTCCTTAAGGAACAATGGTAGTTCCTGTCTTTCCTTTTAAAGCATCTTCTGCTTTGTTAAGAGATGTAATAATGGCTTTCTTTCCCTTTGCTTCTTCAATGAATCTTATACAAGCTAATACCTTTGGGCCCATACTTCCTGCTAGGAAATGGCCTTCTTTTAAGTAATTCTTAGCTTCTGCAACAGTCATCTTATTAACTGCTTTTTGTTCAGGCTTTCCAAAGTTCAAATAAGCAACTTCTACATCTGTTAGGACTAAAAAGATGTCAGCTTTAACAGCTTCAGCAAGCCTTTCTCCGGCCTTATCTTTGTCAATAACACCATCAATTCCCATTAGCATGCCATTTTTATCCTCTACAACGGGTACTCCCCCGCCACCTGATGCAATAACAACAACATTGCTGTCAACAAGTTTTTTGATTGCTTCAGCTTCTGCAGGTCTTACAGGGTCTGGTGACGGAACAACCCTTCTATATGGTTTATCTCCTGTAGGTTTAACTTTCTTGATGACATGGCCCTTCATCTTCTTATCAATATGATCTTGGCCTGGTTTTGGATCAATTACATATCCAGTATCGGCAGCAATTTTTTTTGCTTCGGCTTCTGTGAAGAAATTACCGACAGGTTTTGAAGGATCTTGGAAATCGGGATCATCTTTTGATACTACTACTTGTGTAACAACAGTTGCTACAGGTATGCTCATTTTCTCCTTCTTCATCATGTTTTGAAGAGTTTGTTGTATCATGTATCCTATTTGTCCTTGTGTCATGGCGCCTACTGCATCCATAGGCATTGGAGGGACGATATTGGTAGCAGCATCCTGCTGAACCATTAAGTTCCCTGACTGAGGCCCATTGCCATGTGTAATCACAACTTCATACCCATCTTTTATCAATTTTAAAATAGCTTCACAAGCAATTTCGACGTTTCTGAACTGCTCTTCATGAGTTCCTTTTTCGTCAGCTTGTTTTATAGCGTTTCCACCTAGTGCAACAACAATAGTTTCGATAAAATCACCTTTTCCTATTTAAAATTTAAAAATAAAATAAAATATTAAATTATACTCTTCCGCCCAATACTGCAGCGAGAACACCCTTCTGTACGTGCAACCTGTTCTCTGCTTCATCAATTACGATACTTCTTGGACCGTCGATGACTTCAGGAGTAACTTCCCATCCATCTTTTACATCAGCAGGTAGACAGTGCATGTAGTATGCATTGTTTGTCTTCTTCATTCTATCTGCATTGCATGTCCAAGATTTCTCATCTTCGTACTTCTTAAGTAATGAAAGGATCTTCTCTTCATCTGCCTTCTTCTTTGGATCGGCTAATGTTGGAAGATAGTTTATGCTTGTCCAACCTTTTGGATATACAACATCTGCACCTTCAAATGCTTCATCCATATCATGAACAATTTCAAAAGTTCTTCCACATTCTTCAGCATTTTCTTTGGCATTTTTAAGAATTCTTTCATCAAGCGGGAATTCTTTTGGATATGCTACGGTAACATCCATATCATATCTTGTCATAAGTTCAATGTTAGAGTGTGCAACAGCAAGAGGTTTCCATGGACTTGGGGCAGTTGCCCAGCTCATGACAAACTTCTTACCCTTTAAATTATGAGGGCCAAACTTTTCTCTTAAAGTCATAAGGTCACACAATGCTTGGTGTGGGTGGTACATATCACAATCCATATCTAGAACAGGTATAGAACAATATTTTGCAAAGTTTCTAATCATTTGATTTCCAGCACCATAGACCATATTTACTGGCTTACCAAATACTCTAATTGCTAATCCCTCTCCATATCTGTCAAGAACTTGGGCTGTATCTTTTACTCTTTCTCTTCCTGGTGCTGACTCTAATGAGTCAATTGGAACATAGGAGTTTGAAGAGTCCAAGAACTGTGCATGACCTCCTAATTGGGTCATTCCTACTTCAAATGAGTTCCTTGTTCTAAGAGAGGAGTTGTAGAACATCATAAAGAGAGTTTTTCTATCGAGAATTTGAGGCATGTGGCCACAGGCCCACATCTCTTTTAATCTGTCAGCTATTGCGAGAACTGTATCTAGTCCTTCTTTAGTCCATTCTTGAGTAGATATCATATCTTTTCCAGCTAACTTAGTTGCAGGACATACCATTTAATTTCCTCCATTTTCCTAACATGCATTTTCAAATGAGCATGTTGGACATCTTTATATTGTAATTGTTCTATTTAAGTCTTTCGTTCAATCATGATTATATATTTAAAAAAGCAATTAAAAATCGATATTTTATATTAAAAGCAATTTATTTTTACTAAAATAGATAAATATTGATTTAATATCACCAATTGTTTCATTAAATTAGAAAGTCTAGCTCTAATCACCATTCTATGGATACTAATCTTTCAAGAAGTCTTCTATCTCTTTTGATATCTTTGATTTATCAAAATTTGGCATATCAAATCCTGCGCCAATCTCTCTAAGTTGGGGTAGACCTCTTTGATGAATTTCTTGTTTTAAGACTTCAATGAATATCCCTGATTTATTGGTCTGAGGATAATCTCCCAATTCTATCTCAGGCTTTCCACCCCACCTTGGATCCGAGCCACTTGATCTTACTCCGCATGAGGGGCTACCATCAAGACCTATCAATACAACTTTGCACCCATCTTTAATAAGTGCTTCAACTTGATCTAATACTGGCCGAATAGCCTCTTTACAAACATCTCTAAACTTTGCATTGTCATATTGTTCCCTAACATACCACCATCTTCTAAGTCCGGCATAAACTGTTTCAGGACATGGAAGCTGAAGGATTCCATATTCATATTTATGTAATATTTCTACTAGCTCCCACAGCATGTCTGGGAAAAATGCAAATCCATTTACTTTTGCATTCTGATTTAAAAGACAATTCGCAACAAGAGCAACTTTTTTTCTTCTCTTATCCTGTTCAAGCAAGATATCACCAAATCATATGTATTTTTATCTTTATATCCTATTTGTTTAATCGTAAAAGTAATATATGATACTTTCTATAAAGTAGTGTGAGATGAAATAATGTTTGTTATTGTAGTTGAATATATTGCTTGGGCAATTGGGTTAATTGGTATACTTGTAATTGTTTATGGTAGTTTAGTTTCATCGATTAAATTTCTTAGAATTGAGAAAAAAAGAATGAACGGGTTCATTTCTTTAAAAGATACGGATATACTCAGGTTAACACTTGGAACCTATCTACTACTTGGATTGGAATTTCTTATAGCTGCAGATATAATTAGAACAATTCTCAAGCCAAGTTTAGAAGAAGTTGGAATATTGGGGGCAATAGTTGCCATCAGAACTGTAATTAATTACTTTTTAGACATTGAAATAGAAGAAGTTCAACGCCACCAATCTGAAAATGCAAATATAAAAGTATAATTTTTACATTTATATTTTTTTAAAAAATAATAATAAAAATAAAAATATAATTATCTGACAACAGTTACTCTACAAGGAGCATATTTTACAACTTCACTTGTTACATGCCCCATTAAAAGACTTTTAATTCCAGTTAAACCTGTTGTGCCAATTATGATATGGTCGCATTTTTCGTCTTCTGCAACTTGTAAAATGGTATCTGCAACTCTACCCAGTTTTAGAATAGTTTTGGGCTTGATTCCTATCTTTTCTGCAAATTTGTTCATTTCCTTCAGAATATTATTCCCTCTTCTGCATATTGGATCATCAAGCATGCATTTGAGTTGCTCTTCAAAAAATGGAGAGTACCTCTTAACATCATCAGTTCCCTTTATTTTGTCTTCCCATTCTGGGGTGAATCTATCCATCGCTTCGTATGTAAGTTTTAATTTATCTGCATCGACGACATGTAGCAGCACTACTTTAGCCCCCGTTTTACTAGCAACCCAAGAAGTATATTCTACGGCTTTTTGAGACATTTCTGACCCATCAACTGGGACTAATATTTTATTTATAGGTTCTCCATCCATAATATCACCACTAATTATACCCTCTTTATAGTATATAAGTTTTTCGGTTATCCTAAATTTTTTAGAATCATCTAATAATAATTATTTTATATTATTCAGAATTTTATATTTTCTTAAGTTTCTCGCATAATGTGTAAACTGGTATTTCATTGATTTGTCCCTGAAAAGATAAGAAAATAGATTATAAAATAATTAAAGTTAAACCATCAAAAACACACTATAAATCATATCAAACCAAAAATCCACCTAAACCCAATAGAAAGTGTGCGGGGGAAGGGATTCGAACCCTCGAAGACCTGCGTCACCGGATCTTAAGTCTGTATTTTGCCTAAAACTAAAAAGGAGGCAAAATATGATTTATTTTAAAAATAAACCTTATAATAAAGCTTTTTTTATATATAGTTTAGTCAATCTGGCCCTAATAATAAGATACCTTGGAGGGAATCCCTTTGGAAGAAGATTTCTATAGGTTTCTTAGGGGAAATAAAAAACTTGCAAGCTCAACCTCAATGAATTTAATTACAAGGCTGCCAAAGGGATGGATGGATTGGTCTGAAGATAGACTCCATGAGTTCTATTTTGAAATACTTGATTCTAACAGACATTCCTCTTCAAGCAAACACAGTGCCTATTATGCAATAAAATATCTGTGCGAATTCAAAGGGTATAAATTTGATTATAAACCACCTAGAGTTCACCATAAGAGAAGACAGTCAATAGAGCCTGAAGACGTATGGAAGATTTTGGACAAAATAGACAACGATAGAGATTTGGCCTTAATTTTGACTCACCTGTATACTGGC is from Methanofastidiosum sp. and encodes:
- a CDS encoding cupin domain-containing protein, which gives rise to MGMIVKYEKDTTTFTPNLHFDCDSRWYFKKGEPTGTMSILRSDFKKGGWADWHDHASADQAYYVIEGKVRVWMDSEDNFADLGPGDMVIFPMGRKHKLKNMTDGDLSLVAINAPAL
- a CDS encoding ornithine carbamoyltransferase, with the protein product MVCPATKLAGKDMISTQEWTKEGLDTVLAIADRLKEMWACGHMPQILDRKTLFMMFYNSSLRTRNSFEVGMTQLGGHAQFLDSSNSYVPIDSLESAPGRERVKDTAQVLDRYGEGLAIRVFGKPVNMVYGAGNQMIRNFAKYCSIPVLDMDCDMYHPHQALCDLMTLREKFGPHNLKGKKFVMSWATAPSPWKPLAVAHSNIELMTRYDMDVTVAYPKEFPLDERILKNAKENAEECGRTFEIVHDMDEAFEGADVVYPKGWTSINYLPTLADPKKKADEEKILSLLKKYEDEKSWTCNADRMKKTNNAYYMHCLPADVKDGWEVTPEVIDGPRSIVIDEAENRLHVQKGVLAAVLGGRV
- a CDS encoding DUF1622 domain-containing protein, coding for MFVIVVEYIAWAIGLIGILVIVYGSLVSSIKFLRIEKKRMNGFISLKDTDILRLTLGTYLLLGLEFLIAADIIRTILKPSLEEVGILGAIVAIRTVINYFLDIEIEEVQRHQSENANIKV
- a CDS encoding universal stress protein; translation: MDGEPINKILVPVDGSEMSQKAVEYTSWVASKTGAKVVLLHVVDADKLKLTYEAMDRFTPEWEDKIKGTDDVKRYSPFFEEQLKCMLDDPICRRGNNILKEMNKFAEKIGIKPKTILKLGRVADTILQVAEDEKCDHIIIGTTGLTGIKSLLMGHVTSEVVKYAPCRVTVVR
- the pyrG gene encoding CTP synthase (glutamine hydrolyzing) → MKYVVVTGGVISGLGKGVTTASIAKIIQSMGHKVTVVKIDPYVNVDAGTMSPFEHGEVFVLDDGGEVDLDLGNYERFLNIQLTKAHNITTGKVYLKVIEKERKGDYLGKTVQIIPHITDEIKTEIRNVAKGHDVTVIEVGGTVGDIESMPFLEALRQLSIEEDVVFIHVTLVPNLTVVGEPKTKPTQHSVKALREVGISPHIIVCRSVEKLNEKSKEKIALFTNVRVDHVISAPDVEDIHYIPLIFNEERIGQKILDQFKMDGKPNLTLWKSILCKDYKKDVNLAIVGKYADLHDSYLSISQAIKHASFKTCFKTQISWIEAEDFENKEISDELDKFDGVLVPGGFGSRGIEGKINVIKYARENNIPYLGICLGFQLAVIEYARNVCNLKNANTTEVCDTSHPVIDLLPEQKIISAKGGTMRLGASEILLDKGSSIHSLYNADKIYERHRHRYEVNRDYLDALLKDKRLLFTGKSPNGLMEVLEIKGHPFFLGTQFHPEFKSRVESVAPTFYGLVKAMGERK
- the hxlB gene encoding 6-phospho-3-hexuloisomerase, giving the protein MNVKSSVKNIISEISSVMEEIDENTVEEVISEILKANKIFIVGAGRSGLVGKAFAMRLMQIGLRVYVVGETITPSMEEGDLLIAISNSGETRSVCLASQIAMSIKGNIVGITSNKNSRLAKKATKSIIIDTKHRTDPNRFVQKGFHNEVPSFAPLGTLFEVSTFLFFEGLIGSLMERMNRKEEDLKKMHSVLE
- the arcC gene encoding carbamate kinase; this encodes METIVVALGGNAIKQADEKGTHEEQFRNVEIACEAILKLIKDGYEVVITHGNGPQSGNLMVQQDAATNIVPPMPMDAVGAMTQGQIGYMIQQTLQNMMKKEKMSIPVATVVTQVVVSKDDPDFQDPSKPVGNFFTEAEAKKIAADTGYVIDPKPGQDHIDKKMKGHVIKKVKPTGDKPYRRVVPSPDPVRPAEAEAIKKLVDSNVVVIASGGGGVPVVEDKNGMLMGIDGVIDKDKAGERLAEAVKADIFLVLTDVEVAYLNFGKPEQKAVNKMTVAEAKNYLKEGHFLAGSMGPKVLACIRFIEEAKGKKAIITSLNKAEDALKGKTGTTIVP